Proteins from one Streptococcus mitis B6 genomic window:
- a CDS encoding IS30-like element ISSmi1 family transposase, with translation MTKKQKHLTLEDRIDIQTGISQQETFRSIAEKMGKDPSTISKEIKRNRIMHPTSVKSDCTDCPLLKKAPYVCNNCPKKRTDCGFNRYLYYAKKAQEQYETMLRESRQGIPLNKESFYQMDKVLTQGIQKKQSIYHIIQTHNLPVSKATVYRHAKLGYLTAKPIDFPRMVTFKERRKSRKVAIPKELKIGRTYQDFQELRETDDFFKWLEMDTVIGRPGGKLLLTFNVSFCNFLFALLLNNKTALEVATKFAALKERVMDGGCAFHQLFPVILTDNGSEFAYVEELERDIDGKSHLYFCDPSRPDQKGRIEKNHTVLRAILPKGTSFDQLTQKDVNLVISHVNSLKREEFQGKSAYDIFTFTFGEDIAALLGCQFVKPEDTHLSPDLLK, from the coding sequence ATGACGAAAAAACAAAAACATCTCACTCTAGAAGACCGTATTGACATCCAAACTGGAATCAGCCAACAGGAGACTTTCCGTTCCATCGCTGAGAAGATGGGGAAAGACCCGTCAACGATTTCAAAGGAAATCAAGCGCAATCGCATCATGCATCCAACATCCGTCAAATCTGATTGCACGGATTGCCCTCTTCTCAAAAAAGCTCCTTATGTCTGTAACAACTGTCCAAAAAAGAGGACGGATTGTGGGTTTAACCGCTATCTTTACTACGCGAAAAAGGCACAGGAGCAGTACGAGACTATGTTGAGGGAATCCAGACAGGGAATTCCCCTAAACAAGGAAAGTTTTTATCAGATGGACAAGGTCTTAACCCAAGGCATCCAGAAGAAACAAAGCATCTACCATATCATTCAGACACATAACCTACCTGTGTCGAAAGCTACGGTGTATCGGCATGCCAAGCTGGGCTATCTGACAGCCAAGCCCATTGATTTCCCTCGGATGGTCACGTTCAAGGAACGCAGAAAATCCAGAAAAGTAGCTATTCCCAAAGAGCTGAAAATTGGGCGGACCTATCAAGATTTCCAAGAGTTACGAGAAACAGATGATTTCTTCAAATGGTTGGAAATGGACACGGTCATCGGCAGACCTGGTGGAAAGCTACTGCTCACCTTCAACGTTTCCTTCTGCAACTTCCTCTTCGCCCTGCTTTTGAACAACAAGACCGCTCTGGAGGTCGCCACTAAATTCGCAGCTTTGAAAGAAAGAGTCATGGACGGAGGGTGTGCGTTCCATCAGCTGTTCCCTGTCATTCTCACAGACAACGGATCTGAGTTCGCCTATGTGGAGGAGCTTGAGCGAGACATTGATGGGAAGTCTCACCTCTACTTCTGCGACCCTAGCCGTCCTGACCAGAAGGGGCGGATTGAGAAGAACCATACGGTTTTGCGAGCCATTCTTCCCAAGGGCACTTCCTTTGACCAGCTGACTCAGAAAGACGTCAATCTAGTCATTTCCCATGTCAATTCCTTGAAACGAGAAGAGTTTCAAGGAAAATCTGCTTACGACATCTTCACCTTCACCTTTGGCGAGGACATCGCTGCTCTTCTGGGTTGCCAATTTGTCAAACCAGAAGACACACACCTATCACCTGATTTATTGAAATAA